One window of Phycisphaeraceae bacterium genomic DNA carries:
- a CDS encoding DUF4230 domain-containing protein: protein MAPGKTTTEIPRARGRVWWAALFLGVGIAAALLLRAQQENVIASAARVSEGEERAVEVRVARHLRASELVTSRIETTVRAQNTDDNWFGSVVATVEAPARLSYGVDLSKLESSRVVFSPICSVYSVRVPVPKRIATEVFTGQEKTSVDLIGLRFRALAGEEQLGIARTRLHESALRMRVTGAELERVRENARAEVEDLVKKIVGESASVRVSFEDENEWRTSMAVGK, encoded by the coding sequence ATGGCACCCGGCAAGACAACCACGGAGATTCCGCGCGCCCGCGGGCGGGTGTGGTGGGCTGCGCTGTTTCTGGGCGTGGGGATTGCGGCGGCGCTTTTGCTGCGGGCGCAGCAGGAGAACGTGATCGCTTCGGCGGCGCGGGTGAGCGAGGGGGAGGAGCGAGCGGTTGAGGTGCGGGTTGCGCGGCACTTGCGCGCGAGCGAACTGGTGACGAGCAGGATCGAGACGACTGTGCGCGCGCAGAACACGGATGACAACTGGTTCGGGAGTGTGGTCGCGACGGTCGAGGCGCCCGCGCGGCTGAGTTACGGAGTCGATCTTTCGAAACTGGAATCGTCGCGCGTCGTGTTCAGCCCGATCTGCAGTGTGTACTCGGTGCGGGTGCCGGTGCCCAAGCGGATTGCCACGGAAGTGTTCACCGGGCAGGAAAAGACGAGTGTTGATCTGATCGGGCTGCGGTTTCGCGCGCTCGCGGGAGAAGAACAACTCGGGATCGCGCGGACGAGGCTGCATGAATCGGCGCTCAGGATGCGCGTGACGGGCGCGGAACTGGAGCGCGTGCGCGAGAACGCGCGAGCGGAAGTTGAGGACCTGGTGAAGAAGATCGTCGGGGAGAGCGCATCGGTTCGGGTCTCGTTTGAAGATGAGAACGAGTGGAGAACTTCGATGGCGGTGGGGAAGTAG
- the lysS gene encoding homocitrate synthase: MPTNVQTQIKPFSIIDSTLREGEQFVNAFFTTEQKVQLATLLDEFGAEYLELTNPMASPQSRDDCATIAGLDLHAKILTHTRCHLDDARVAVETGVDGVDVVIGTSSQLRKFSHGRSIDEIIGIASEVIPFLRESGVEVRFSTEDSLRSSPEDLFRVYEAVDALGVDRVGVADTVGVGSPRQIYELVAELRKRVRADIEFHGHNDSGCAIANAFCALEAGATHIDTTVLGIGERNGITSLGGLIARLAVVDPQSVRKYNLPLLREIDQTVASMVDIEVPFNNYITGFCAFTHKAGIHAKAVLNDPSTYEALRPEDFGLTRYVHIAHRLTGWNAVRSRADQLGLALTDAQCKELTNRIKTLADAHALTLEQVDLLLRSEHEKAAGTVAQTGALA, from the coding sequence ATGCCCACCAACGTTCAAACTCAGATCAAGCCGTTCTCCATCATCGATTCAACTCTCCGCGAGGGCGAGCAGTTCGTCAACGCATTCTTTACCACCGAGCAGAAAGTCCAACTCGCGACGCTGCTCGATGAATTCGGTGCCGAGTATCTCGAACTCACCAATCCGATGGCCTCGCCGCAGAGCCGCGACGACTGCGCGACCATCGCTGGGCTCGACCTTCACGCCAAGATCCTGACCCACACGCGCTGCCACCTCGATGATGCCCGCGTCGCCGTCGAGACCGGCGTCGACGGTGTCGATGTCGTCATCGGAACCTCGTCGCAGCTCCGCAAGTTCAGCCACGGCCGCTCGATCGATGAGATCATCGGCATCGCGAGCGAGGTGATCCCGTTCCTGCGCGAGTCGGGCGTGGAAGTCCGCTTCAGTACCGAAGACAGCCTGCGCTCCAGCCCCGAAGACCTCTTCCGAGTCTACGAAGCGGTCGATGCGCTCGGAGTCGATCGCGTCGGCGTCGCCGATACCGTCGGCGTGGGCTCCCCCCGCCAGATTTACGAGTTGGTCGCCGAACTCCGCAAGCGCGTCCGGGCCGACATCGAGTTTCATGGGCACAACGATTCGGGCTGCGCCATCGCCAACGCGTTCTGCGCGCTCGAAGCCGGCGCCACCCACATCGACACCACCGTCCTGGGGATCGGCGAGCGCAACGGCATCACCTCGCTCGGCGGCCTGATCGCCCGCCTCGCCGTCGTCGATCCGCAATCCGTCCGCAAGTACAACCTGCCGCTCCTCCGCGAGATCGATCAGACCGTCGCCTCGATGGTGGACATCGAGGTCCCTTTCAACAACTACATCACCGGCTTCTGCGCGTTCACGCACAAGGCTGGCATCCACGCCAAGGCGGTGCTGAACGACCCCTCCACCTACGAGGCGCTCCGCCCCGAAGACTTCGGGCTCACGCGCTACGTGCACATCGCGCACCGGCTCACCGGCTGGAACGCGGTCCGCAGCCGCGCCGATCAGCTCGGCCTTGCGCTCACCGATGCTCAGTGCAAGGAACTCACCAATCGGATCAAGACCCTGGCCGATGCGCACGCCCTCACGCTCGAACAAGTCGATTTGCTTTTGAGATCGGAGCACGAAAAGGCCGCAGGCACCGTTGCGCAAACGGGCGCTCTGGCATAG
- a CDS encoding isocitrate/isopropylmalate dehydrogenase family protein → MTTYQIAWLGGDGIGPEVLDATRTVLDSIGFRADYIPADIGWKFWCEEGNPLPERTLDVLRSTNCAIFGAITSKPASDAALELAPRLRSQNLKYASPIVQLRRQFNLFANIRPARTFAPTERPLDVIVVRENTEGLYAGLEIHPTPQSLVGALDGARKLPHLRETSPADLALSVRVTTRAGCERIVSRAFELARSLGRKRVTLVEKANVLRATGGLMVEVARSIAARFPEIEFREAHIDTACMDLVRRPAEFDVIVAENLFGDILSDLTAGLSGGPGLAPSANIGETYAVFEPVHGSAPDIAGKGVANPCAAVLSACMMLEWLGEHALAQRLQSAVRRVLADAQVKTPDLGGTATTKQMASAIVAAAR, encoded by the coding sequence GTGACGACGTATCAGATCGCATGGCTCGGCGGAGACGGCATCGGCCCCGAAGTGCTCGATGCGACGCGCACCGTTCTCGATTCGATCGGTTTCCGTGCTGATTACATCCCCGCCGACATCGGCTGGAAATTCTGGTGTGAAGAGGGCAACCCGCTCCCCGAGCGCACACTCGATGTGCTCCGCTCGACCAACTGCGCGATATTCGGCGCGATCACTTCCAAGCCCGCGTCCGACGCCGCGCTCGAACTCGCCCCACGGCTGCGCTCGCAGAATCTCAAGTACGCCTCGCCGATCGTTCAATTGCGCCGGCAATTCAACCTCTTCGCCAACATCCGGCCCGCACGCACGTTCGCACCGACCGAACGACCGCTCGATGTGATCGTCGTGCGCGAAAACACCGAAGGGCTGTACGCCGGCCTCGAAATCCATCCGACGCCGCAGTCGCTCGTGGGCGCGCTCGATGGCGCCCGCAAGCTCCCGCATCTGCGCGAGACAAGCCCCGCCGATCTCGCCCTCTCGGTCCGCGTCACCACCCGAGCCGGATGCGAACGCATCGTCTCTCGAGCATTTGAACTCGCGCGTTCGCTCGGACGCAAGCGCGTCACGCTCGTCGAAAAGGCCAATGTCCTGCGCGCCACCGGCGGTCTGATGGTCGAAGTCGCCCGCTCGATCGCGGCCCGCTTCCCCGAGATCGAGTTCCGTGAAGCCCACATCGACACCGCGTGCATGGATCTCGTCCGCCGGCCCGCCGAATTCGATGTCATCGTTGCCGAGAATCTCTTCGGCGACATTCTCTCCGACCTTACCGCAGGGCTCAGCGGCGGCCCCGGCCTCGCGCCCAGCGCCAACATCGGTGAAACCTACGCCGTTTTCGAACCGGTCCACGGCTCGGCCCCTGACATTGCGGGTAAGGGCGTGGCGAACCCGTGCGCTGCTGTGCTCTCCGCATGCATGATGCTCGAATGGCTCGGCGAGCACGCGCTCGCCCAGCGACTGCAGTCGGCGGTTCGCCGCGTGCTCGCGGACGCCCAAGTCAAAACCCCCGACCTTGGTGGCACAGCCACGACAAAACAAATGGCGTCGGCGATCGTCGCCGCCGCTCGCTAA
- a CDS encoding class I fructose-bisphosphate aldolase has product MISAATPSINVREVLGNEAASLLSYESKTVSKNQIHLPGPDFVDRVFSQTDRNVTTLRNFQTILNTGRLAGTGFVSILPVDQGVEHSAGASFAPNPQFFDPENIVKLAIEGGCNAVASTIGVLGAVARKYAHKIPFLVKFNHNEMLTYPNIYKESYFGSVRQCYEMGAVAVGATIYFGNDSSREEIAYVSDMFEEAHSYGLVTVLWCYTRNSHFKVTGADGKSVDYHASADLTGQANHLGATIKADIIKQKLPTNNGGYAALNTGGSSYGKWDKRVYTQLCGSDETGKGGNPIDLCRYQILNNYMGRIPLINSGGESKGAGDLQEAVHTAVVNKRAGGMGLISGRKAFQKSMADGVKLLNAVQDVYLDKTITVA; this is encoded by the coding sequence ATGATTTCTGCCGCAACGCCGTCGATCAATGTCCGCGAGGTCCTCGGCAACGAGGCCGCCAGTCTGCTCTCCTACGAGTCCAAAACCGTTTCCAAGAATCAGATTCACCTTCCCGGTCCCGATTTCGTCGATCGCGTTTTCAGCCAGACCGATCGCAACGTCACGACGCTCCGCAACTTCCAGACGATCCTCAATACCGGCCGCCTCGCGGGCACCGGCTTCGTGAGCATCCTGCCGGTCGATCAGGGCGTTGAGCATTCCGCGGGCGCATCGTTCGCCCCCAATCCGCAGTTCTTCGACCCCGAGAACATCGTGAAGCTGGCGATCGAAGGCGGCTGCAACGCCGTTGCTTCGACCATCGGCGTGCTCGGCGCGGTCGCCCGCAAGTACGCACACAAGATCCCATTCCTCGTCAAGTTCAATCACAACGAGATGTTGACCTACCCCAACATCTACAAAGAGTCGTACTTCGGGAGCGTCCGCCAGTGCTACGAAATGGGCGCGGTCGCGGTCGGCGCAACGATCTACTTCGGCAACGACTCAAGCCGCGAAGAGATCGCGTACGTCTCCGACATGTTCGAAGAAGCGCACAGCTACGGCCTCGTCACCGTTCTCTGGTGCTACACCCGCAACTCGCATTTCAAGGTCACGGGTGCAGACGGCAAGAGCGTCGACTATCACGCCAGCGCCGATCTCACCGGCCAGGCCAATCACCTCGGCGCGACGATCAAGGCCGACATCATCAAGCAGAAGCTCCCGACCAATAACGGCGGATATGCCGCGCTCAACACCGGCGGTTCGTCTTACGGCAAGTGGGACAAGCGCGTCTACACGCAGCTCTGCGGCAGCGACGAGACCGGCAAGGGCGGCAACCCGATCGACCTCTGCCGCTACCAGATCCTCAACAACTACATGGGCCGCATCCCGCTCATCAACTCCGGCGGCGAGTCAAAGGGCGCGGGCGACCTTCAGGAAGCCGTGCACACAGCCGTCGTCAACAAGCGCGCCGGCGGCATGGGACTGATCTCTGGCCGAAAAGCTTTCCAGAAGAGCATGGCCGACGGCGTGAAACTCCTGAACGCGGTGCAGGATGTGTATCTGGACAAAACCATTACGGTGGCGTGA